A window from Bacillota bacterium encodes these proteins:
- a CDS encoding HAD family hydrolase, whose translation MSRSQPVTTVLFDLDGTLNGIDMDEFLPLYFRALGEYAGDLIEPQRLAREIWKATEMLIHDRSVELTNAEKFRRFFLPDEPALRERLYPRFDRFYAERFGMLRRHAPATPLARSTVDAVREMGMRVIIATNPVFPETAVRQRLEWAGLGDVSFELVTTLDNMHACKPNLEYFREISDRLGVRPEECLMVGNDRDEDMVAAKLGMRTYWVTDMGIDRGQSGVEPDGKGRLADFVGWLGALAPVRPD comes from the coding sequence ATGAGCCGCTCGCAGCCGGTGACCACAGTACTGTTCGACCTCGACGGCACGTTGAACGGGATCGACATGGACGAGTTCCTACCCCTTTACTTCCGGGCGCTGGGGGAATATGCCGGGGACCTGATAGAGCCACAGCGTCTCGCCCGGGAGATCTGGAAGGCCACCGAGATGCTGATCCACGATCGGAGTGTCGAGCTGACCAACGCTGAAAAGTTCCGGCGCTTTTTCCTTCCGGACGAACCGGCCCTGCGGGAGCGGCTGTACCCCCGCTTTGACCGGTTCTACGCGGAACGCTTCGGCATGCTGCGCCGCCATGCGCCGGCCACCCCCCTGGCTCGCTCCACCGTGGATGCGGTCCGTGAAATGGGTATGCGGGTGATCATCGCCACCAACCCTGTCTTTCCCGAGACGGCCGTGCGCCAGCGGCTGGAGTGGGCAGGACTGGGGGACGTGTCCTTCGAACTCGTGACGACCCTGGACAACATGCACGCCTGCAAGCCCAACCTCGAGTATTTCCGGGAAATCTCGGACCGCTTGGGCGTGAGGCCCGAAGAGTGCCTCATGGTGGGAAACGACCGGGACGAAGATATGGTGGCGGCGAAACTCGGAATGCGCACGTACTGGGTCACCGACATGGGCATCGACCGAGGTCAAAGCGGCGTGGAGCCAGACGGCAAGGGCCGGCTGGCGGATTTCGTCGGATGGCTCGGCGCACTGGCACCGGTGCGGCCGGATTGA
- a CDS encoding transglutaminase-like domain-containing protein — MARRQLSASELQALVKLLGDSDERTVRVARTRLLEAGPDALPWLHAAASGESDPVVRGRARLLLDEVRFLTLKERAAHLARQARGRFDLEEGLFVVARARYPDLDEPSYRQRLREMGEELVRRRVGRMTPAEAAAAVNRYLFHELGFKSNEAHYYDPDNVCINQVLDRRSGVGLSLTALYLVVGRRAGFDAYAVSLPGHVVVGVPGPVPFWVDPTRGGRVLSRHDLVAFARESGHQFEESMLEPVPDRELVERMLAHLMRVYALTSQTVAAQRLEELLKAFSRASRSKSAPAAASKGSESGTAPQGDDAD, encoded by the coding sequence GTGGCCCGCAGGCAGCTTTCGGCGTCCGAGCTACAGGCCCTGGTAAAACTGCTGGGCGACAGCGACGAGCGCACGGTGAGGGTGGCTCGCACCCGGCTCCTGGAGGCGGGGCCCGACGCGCTGCCGTGGTTGCACGCCGCGGCGAGCGGGGAGTCGGATCCCGTCGTGAGAGGCCGCGCTCGCCTTTTGCTGGATGAGGTGCGCTTCCTGACCCTGAAGGAGCGCGCAGCGCACCTGGCGCGCCAGGCCCGGGGGAGGTTCGACCTGGAGGAAGGGCTGTTCGTCGTCGCCCGAGCCCGCTACCCCGACCTGGACGAACCCTCCTACCGGCAGCGCCTGCGGGAGATGGGAGAGGAACTGGTTCGCCGCCGGGTTGGACGTATGACCCCCGCCGAGGCGGCGGCCGCCGTGAACCGTTATCTCTTCCACGAACTCGGCTTCAAGAGCAACGAGGCACATTACTACGACCCCGACAACGTCTGCATCAACCAGGTGCTCGACCGCAGAAGCGGCGTCGGGCTCTCGCTCACCGCGCTGTACCTGGTGGTGGGCCGGCGGGCCGGTTTTGATGCGTACGCCGTCTCACTACCGGGCCACGTGGTGGTGGGCGTGCCGGGGCCGGTGCCGTTCTGGGTGGACCCCACCCGGGGAGGCCGGGTGCTGTCGCGCCACGATCTGGTGGCGTTCGCCCGGGAAAGCGGCCACCAGTTTGAAGAGAGCATGCTGGAGCCGGTGCCGGACCGCGAGCTCGTGGAGCGGATGCTGGCCCACCTGATGCGGGTCTACGCCCTCACGTCGCAGACGGTGGCGGCGCAGCGGCTCGAGGAGCTGCTGAAAGCCTTCAGCCGGGCCTCCCGCAGCAAGTCGGCCCCGGCTGCGGCGTCGAAGGGGTCGGAGAGCGGGACGGCCCCTCAGGGAGATGACGCCGATTAG
- a CDS encoding inosine/xanthosine triphosphatase, producing MTPISSGRAAGYGPAVAPGPELVAVGSTNPAKVEPIEDVLRRLFRKSRVQSVGVDSGVRPQPLSLQETQEGAEARARLALEAVPGAKWGIGVEGGIHLDEQGRGWLVTVAAVADRRGAISTGEGLRLMLPEMMVRAARAGRELADVVDEYFGVTGSRIDPGAVGHLTRGLITRRQLVAVAVTAALVPRLFPDLYLL from the coding sequence ATGACGCCGATTAGCTCCGGCCGGGCGGCCGGGTACGGGCCGGCAGTGGCGCCCGGCCCCGAGCTGGTGGCGGTGGGTTCCACAAACCCCGCCAAGGTCGAACCCATCGAAGACGTCCTTCGCCGCCTGTTCCGCAAAAGTCGCGTCCAGTCCGTCGGAGTGGACAGCGGGGTTCGCCCTCAACCTCTTTCCCTGCAAGAGACGCAAGAAGGAGCGGAGGCGCGAGCGCGCCTGGCCCTCGAAGCGGTGCCCGGCGCGAAGTGGGGCATCGGGGTCGAGGGCGGCATCCACCTGGACGAGCAGGGGCGCGGCTGGCTCGTCACGGTCGCCGCCGTGGCCGATCGCCGGGGGGCGATCTCAACGGGCGAGGGCCTGCGCCTGATGCTGCCCGAGATGATGGTTCGGGCGGCCAGGGCGGGCCGGGAGCTTGCCGACGTGGTGGACGAGTACTTCGGCGTCACCGGTTCCCGCATCGATCCCGGCGCCGTGGGCCACCTCACCCGGGGGCTGATCACCCGGCGCCAGCTTGTCGCCGTTGCTGTGACGGCTGCCCTGGTGCCCCGCCTCTTCCCTGACCTGTACCTGCTGTGA
- a CDS encoding DUF1256 domain-containing protein, giving the protein MPWLGTVDSSHWTADFRLARLLEYAYHKTGRRQPVVVVGMGLSLDRPSTVGPTVAAELAKVHPYVFGQAGQPVARHNLDTVFFHITQEFPSSFVIVVDGTTGEAEEDGHVIAWSASVEPDEDFLAARQALGAARLRRPGFPTALDEHQVPRTATLGTDIAALPAHVGLVGVLGPVVGSPSEHNRRFASACDAIIDGILRFFYRTGHLV; this is encoded by the coding sequence ATGCCCTGGTTGGGTACGGTGGATTCCAGCCACTGGACGGCGGACTTCCGGCTGGCCAGACTGCTGGAGTATGCGTACCACAAGACCGGACGGCGTCAGCCGGTGGTGGTCGTCGGGATGGGCCTGTCCCTCGACCGCCCCAGCACCGTCGGCCCCACCGTCGCGGCCGAACTGGCCAAGGTCCACCCCTACGTCTTCGGGCAGGCCGGCCAGCCGGTCGCGCGGCACAACCTGGACACGGTCTTCTTCCACATCACGCAGGAATTCCCCAGCTCTTTCGTCATCGTCGTCGACGGAACCACCGGCGAGGCCGAGGAGGACGGCCACGTCATCGCCTGGTCGGCTTCCGTCGAACCCGACGAGGACTTCCTGGCGGCCCGCCAGGCGCTCGGCGCAGCCCGGTTGAGGCGTCCGGGATTCCCGACAGCCCTCGACGAGCACCAGGTGCCCCGCACCGCGACCCTGGGAACCGACATTGCGGCGCTCCCGGCCCACGTGGGCCTTGTGGGGGTGCTGGGCCCCGTGGTGGGTTCGCCCTCCGAACACAACCGCCGCTTCGCCTCAGCGTGCGACGCCATCATTGACGGAATTCTGCGTTTTTTCTACCGCACCGGCCACCTGGTTTGA